Proteins from a single region of Sphingopyxis sp. BSN-002:
- a CDS encoding cytochrome c3 family protein, whose amino-acid sequence MSFILRRISTTKTGKQIVRDQALPGDAITLGREGSNIIHIADLAVNPHHATITSADGRHVRVQASEGLGFDINGRTVDAADIDSAAGAELRFGGHRLTIAREDEKIILLVERIDELSQSSKDVDEAKAFSLAGVMPGKRLGAWTFAILMLLAFLVGPIWAWQSFKNVDERPEGYHADKAWMSGPLSSAHASLKNDCQSCHVEPFVAVTDKACVGCHTGEHKAMSAAHANAPTAMLLAARHPPGVGERILAGFAKTFNKPQGRCVECHTEHEGAGPMLATPQKFCADCHDGMSARLLKAGFKPTVADAADFGTIHPEFRPMVRPAPGAKPIRAVTGKGALTDFDGLKFPHDLHLQATGGVARMAASFRGRYDFGKKLECENCHRPEADGVRIKPVQMERDCAMCHSLAFETVGGVTRTLRHGEPDQVVADLTAYYRSTPPSRPLQLGGMERRRPGDYAQGQVYNIYFREVAVRPNRAEDAVRAVFSKGGACYDCHTIYAPQGGKGWTVQAVDQTSRFLTKGWFDHDAHKETKCADCHTMATGSKAASDLLIPGLRQCRDCHVGENGARLVKVETATESPCAMCHEYHSDGGKPWMPARQRKVNSAAITNKPLRAIYGVSLVTGSPGRGLYDVTWRTPALHGAERGG is encoded by the coding sequence CGAGGGCAGCAATATCATCCACATCGCCGATCTGGCGGTGAATCCGCACCATGCGACGATCACCAGCGCCGACGGTCGACACGTCCGCGTGCAGGCGAGCGAAGGGCTGGGCTTCGACATCAACGGCCGCACGGTCGATGCCGCCGATATCGACAGCGCTGCGGGGGCCGAACTGCGCTTTGGCGGGCACCGGCTGACGATTGCGCGCGAGGACGAGAAGATCATCCTGCTCGTCGAACGTATCGACGAACTGTCGCAATCGTCGAAGGACGTCGACGAGGCGAAAGCCTTTTCGCTGGCGGGCGTCATGCCCGGCAAGCGCCTCGGCGCATGGACCTTTGCGATCCTGATGCTGCTCGCCTTTCTGGTCGGGCCGATCTGGGCGTGGCAGAGCTTCAAGAATGTCGACGAACGCCCCGAAGGTTATCACGCCGACAAGGCATGGATGTCGGGACCGCTGTCGAGCGCCCATGCCAGCCTGAAGAACGACTGCCAGTCGTGCCATGTCGAGCCGTTCGTCGCGGTGACCGACAAAGCGTGCGTCGGCTGTCACACCGGTGAGCACAAGGCGATGAGCGCTGCCCACGCCAACGCGCCGACCGCGATGTTGCTGGCGGCGCGTCATCCGCCGGGTGTGGGCGAACGGATTCTCGCGGGTTTTGCGAAGACCTTCAACAAACCGCAGGGGCGTTGCGTCGAATGTCATACCGAGCATGAAGGTGCCGGGCCGATGCTTGCGACGCCGCAGAAATTCTGCGCCGATTGTCACGACGGCATGTCGGCGCGGCTGCTGAAGGCCGGATTCAAGCCGACCGTCGCCGACGCCGCCGATTTCGGGACGATCCACCCTGAATTCCGCCCGATGGTGCGCCCGGCGCCCGGCGCGAAGCCGATCCGGGCGGTGACGGGCAAGGGTGCGCTCACCGACTTCGACGGGCTCAAATTTCCGCATGACCTGCATCTGCAGGCGACCGGAGGCGTCGCGCGGATGGCGGCCAGTTTCCGCGGCCGCTACGATTTCGGCAAGAAGCTGGAGTGCGAGAATTGCCATCGTCCCGAGGCCGATGGCGTCCGCATAAAGCCCGTGCAAATGGAGCGCGATTGCGCGATGTGCCACAGTCTCGCGTTCGAGACGGTTGGCGGCGTGACGCGCACCCTGCGTCACGGGGAGCCCGACCAGGTGGTCGCCGATCTGACCGCCTATTATCGCTCGACCCCGCCGTCGCGGCCGCTGCAGCTCGGCGGCATGGAGCGACGGCGGCCGGGCGATTATGCGCAGGGGCAGGTCTACAACATCTATTTCCGCGAGGTCGCGGTTCGACCGAACCGCGCCGAGGATGCGGTGCGTGCGGTCTTCTCGAAGGGAGGGGCCTGCTACGACTGCCACACGATCTATGCACCGCAGGGCGGTAAAGGCTGGACCGTCCAGGCGGTCGACCAGACGTCGCGCTTCCTGACCAAGGGCTGGTTCGACCATGATGCGCACAAGGAAACGAAATGCGCCGACTGTCACACGATGGCGACGGGTTCGAAGGCGGCAAGCGACTTGCTGATCCCCGGGCTTCGCCAGTGCCGCGATTGCCATGTCGGCGAGAATGGCGCGCGGCTGGTAAAAGTCGAGACCGCGACCGAATCGCCCTGCGCGATGTGCCACGAATATCATTCGGATGGCGGCAAGCCGTGGATGCCGGCGCGCCAACGCAAGGTAAACAGCGCGGCAATCACAAATAAACCTCTTCGCGCTATCTATGGTGTGAGCTTGGTCACAGGTTCACCGGGGCGGGGGCTCTATGATGTGACGTGGCGCACACCCGCCCTGCACGGGGCAGAGCGGGGCGGCTAG
- a CDS encoding metallophosphoesterase, with protein MLIAQITDIHIGFDPDNPAEYNRKRLDDVLDVLIEGPNRPDLLLATGDITDRGDMDSYRRLATAFSRCPFPVWPSVGNHDLRDNFHAQFPGFDDGNGFIQYTIELPELRLVTIDTLEEGRHGGAFCASRAAWLDAELAKDPAKPTYVVMHHPPVESGIEWMNTDPNEPWVAVFTEVVQRHPQVRGLICGHLHRSVTVSWEGRTVAICSSTAPQVSLDLRPIDENHPDDRPMIVAEDPAYALHRWNGRELVSFYDHAGAHTMLAKYDERLQPLVRELKAERPV; from the coding sequence ATGCTGATCGCGCAGATCACCGATATCCATATCGGGTTCGATCCCGACAATCCGGCGGAGTATAACCGCAAACGGCTCGACGACGTCCTCGACGTGCTGATCGAGGGCCCGAACCGTCCCGATCTGCTGCTCGCGACGGGCGATATCACCGATCGCGGCGACATGGACAGCTATCGCCGTCTTGCGACCGCTTTCTCGCGCTGTCCCTTCCCGGTCTGGCCGAGTGTCGGGAACCACGACCTCCGCGACAATTTTCACGCACAGTTTCCGGGCTTCGACGACGGCAACGGCTTCATCCAGTACACGATCGAGCTGCCCGAGTTGCGGTTGGTGACGATCGACACGCTTGAGGAAGGGCGCCACGGCGGCGCTTTCTGCGCGTCACGCGCGGCTTGGCTCGACGCCGAACTGGCGAAGGATCCCGCCAAGCCGACCTATGTCGTCATGCATCACCCGCCGGTCGAAAGCGGCATCGAATGGATGAACACCGACCCGAATGAGCCGTGGGTCGCGGTGTTTACCGAGGTGGTCCAGCGCCACCCGCAGGTGCGCGGCCTGATCTGCGGCCACCTCCACCGCAGCGTCACCGTGTCGTGGGAGGGGCGTACGGTCGCGATCTGCTCGTCGACCGCGCCGCAGGTCTCGCTCGACCTTCGCCCGATCGACGAGAACCATCCCGACGACCGCCCCATGATCGTCGCCGAAGACCCCGCCTATGCCCTCCACCGCTGGAACGGCCGCGAACTCGTCAGCTTCTACGATCATGCCGGCGCGCACACGATGCTCGCCAAATATGACGAGCGGCTGCAGCCGCTGGTGCGCGAATTGAAGGCGGAGCGGCCGGTCTGA
- a CDS encoding nuclear transport factor 2 family protein has product MNDDIIARNLAVAHDHITNEGIDPASVMHLYTDDIILEVPGRGLRFDTHEAIEANYRRMFASFADVEIIPLDRFATETRVFDDMIVRLRLVGDGMVNAPVPVGSHVEMRLLHVFHMRDGKIAREIVHEQWTLLG; this is encoded by the coding sequence ATGAACGACGACATTATCGCCCGCAATCTGGCGGTGGCGCATGACCATATCACGAATGAGGGGATCGATCCGGCGTCGGTGATGCATCTCTATACCGACGACATCATCCTCGAAGTGCCGGGACGCGGCCTGCGCTTCGACACGCACGAAGCGATCGAAGCCAACTACCGCCGGATGTTCGCCTCATTCGCCGATGTCGAGATCATCCCGCTCGACCGCTTCGCCACCGAAACACGCGTCTTCGACGACATGATCGTGCGCTTGAGGCTGGTCGGCGACGGGATGGTCAACGCGCCGGTTCCGGTCGGATCACACGTCGAGATGCGGCTGCTCCACGTCTTCCACATGCGGGATGGCAAGATCGCGCGCGAGATCGTGCACGAACAATGGACGCTACTCGGCTGA
- a CDS encoding MarR family winged helix-turn-helix transcriptional regulator: MENAEPPEGERIAQLCRAIYEDMRESVYAGAARRGFDDLRPAHSGVLRHIDAAGSRVVDLAERAGMTKQSMAYLTEGLAALDYVEIGADPGDRRAKRVLLTRRGRDAVATLTKLSLEAEAAIADKIGKGRIEALRKDLRDIKAALRRAAPGQ; this comes from the coding sequence ATGGAAAATGCCGAACCGCCCGAAGGCGAACGTATCGCCCAGCTTTGCCGCGCCATTTATGAAGATATGCGCGAAAGCGTCTACGCGGGCGCGGCGCGCCGGGGGTTCGACGATCTCCGCCCCGCGCATTCGGGCGTCCTGCGCCATATCGACGCGGCGGGATCGCGCGTCGTCGATCTGGCCGAGCGAGCGGGGATGACCAAGCAAAGCATGGCCTATCTGACCGAAGGCCTCGCGGCGCTCGACTATGTCGAGATCGGGGCCGATCCCGGCGACCGGCGTGCCAAGCGGGTGCTGCTGACCCGGCGTGGCCGCGACGCGGTTGCGACGCTGACGAAGCTCAGTCTGGAGGCGGAGGCGGCGATCGCGGACAAGATCGGCAAGGGACGCATCGAGGCGCTCCGCAAAGACCTTCGCGACATCAAGGCAGCGCTGCGCCGCGCCGCGCCGGGTCAGTAG
- a CDS encoding D-2-hydroxyacid dehydrogenase, whose product MTKTVTVLSAMVRPLIDGRLPDWVEPRFFMSKEEAMELAPEAEIGWFDMYDKKDMAAAITAATKMKWLNSIYAGVDGFPLDLLRTRGTVLTNGAGINAITIAEYVVMGMLTVAKGYRDVVRAQERREWLMESPGKVELFGSKALLLGYGAIGKLIEERLKGFAVDVTVVRRSAGPNTLTPDQWRDRLGEFDWVILAVPATPETDGMIGAAELTAMKPTATLINIARGAVVDQDALVAALDAQQIAAAFLDVTTPEPLPADDPLWSLDNAHITMHLSGRAQDKMFARSAQRFLENLDRWKKGEAVEPRVDLTLGY is encoded by the coding sequence ATGACCAAGACCGTCACCGTCCTGTCCGCCATGGTCCGCCCGCTTATCGACGGCCGCCTTCCCGACTGGGTCGAGCCGCGCTTTTTCATGTCGAAAGAGGAAGCGATGGAGCTGGCGCCGGAGGCCGAGATCGGCTGGTTCGACATGTACGACAAGAAGGACATGGCGGCGGCGATCACCGCCGCGACGAAGATGAAATGGCTGAATTCGATCTATGCCGGGGTCGACGGCTTTCCGCTCGACCTGCTCCGAACACGCGGCACGGTGCTGACGAACGGTGCGGGGATCAACGCGATTACCATCGCCGAATATGTCGTGATGGGGATGCTGACCGTCGCCAAGGGCTATCGCGACGTCGTGCGCGCGCAGGAACGGCGCGAATGGCTGATGGAGTCGCCCGGCAAGGTCGAACTGTTCGGATCCAAGGCGCTGCTGCTGGGCTATGGTGCGATCGGCAAGCTGATCGAGGAGCGGCTGAAGGGCTTCGCGGTCGATGTGACGGTCGTGCGGCGCTCGGCGGGCCCGAACACGCTGACCCCCGACCAATGGCGCGATCGCCTCGGTGAATTCGACTGGGTGATCCTCGCGGTTCCGGCAACACCCGAAACCGACGGGATGATCGGCGCAGCCGAGCTGACGGCGATGAAACCGACCGCGACCCTGATCAACATCGCGCGCGGCGCGGTGGTCGATCAGGACGCGCTCGTCGCCGCGCTCGATGCGCAGCAGATCGCCGCCGCCTTCCTCGACGTTACCACGCCCGAGCCACTCCCTGCCGACGACCCGCTGTGGAGCCTCGACAACGCCCATATCACGATGCATCTGTCGGGGCGCGCGCAGGACAAGATGTTCGCGCGTTCGGCGCAGCGCTTCCTCGAGAATCTCGATCGCTGGAAAAAGGGCGAAGCCGTCGAACCGCGCGTCGACCTGACGCTGGGCTACTGA